One genomic window of Candidatus Minimicrobia sp. QA0096 includes the following:
- a CDS encoding glutaredoxin family protein: MSEDTTNNHQDTKVVVYNTSWCAFCHTEMEWLKKLGIDFVSKDIEADPGAKEELLNKNGGNFQGVPVTDINGELVLGFDRPKLQDLLRKNGLLSD, encoded by the coding sequence ATGAGCGAAGACACAACGAACAACCATCAAGACACAAAAGTTGTCGTGTACAACACTAGCTGGTGTGCGTTTTGCCACACGGAAATGGAATGGCTGAAGAAGCTGGGAATTGACTTTGTTTCCAAAGATATCGAGGCTGATCCTGGCGCAAAAGAGGAGTTGCTAAATAAAAATGGCGGCAATTTCCAAGGCGTGCCAGTAACGGATATTAACGGGGAATTAGTGCTTGGTTTTGATCGACCGAAACTACAAGATTTGCTACGAAAAAACGGCTTATTGTCCGACTAA
- the smpB gene encoding SsrA-binding protein SmpB, whose amino-acid sequence MSKPKAKKPATQNIVNRRARFDYELGEEIVAGLVLTGMEVRAAREGHVQLKGSFVSLRNGELWLNNASFSLRLNVRGEANSRSVDTSARKLLVSKKQLSNFTEAKKQGMTIVPTKLLTNGKFIKVVIALGKGKKNYDKRQAIKRRDQDRETRRLISNR is encoded by the coding sequence ATGTCGAAGCCAAAAGCTAAAAAACCAGCCACACAGAATATTGTCAATCGTCGCGCACGGTTTGATTATGAACTTGGCGAAGAAATCGTTGCCGGCTTGGTTTTAACTGGAATGGAAGTGCGAGCCGCCAGAGAAGGCCATGTCCAACTTAAAGGTTCATTTGTTAGCTTAAGAAACGGCGAATTGTGGCTAAATAATGCCAGCTTTTCACTGCGATTAAACGTTCGCGGAGAAGCAAATAGCCGTTCAGTCGACACTTCGGCGCGGAAATTATTGGTAAGTAAAAAACAATTGTCCAATTTTACAGAAGCCAAAAAACAGGGAATGACAATTGTCCCAACCAAATTGTTGACCAACGGAAAATTTATTAAAGTTGTAATTGCGCTCGGAAAAGGTAAGAAAAATTACGACAAGCGCCAAGCCATCAAACGCCGCGACCAAGACAGGGAAACCAGGCGACTCATCTCTAATAGATAA
- a CDS encoding PEGA domain-containing protein, translating into MYQKKNRTKELARRTFVYTLMTLSLIILLTFLTFRMLGYTFDPNTKELQQTGLVQYESHPGGALVYVDDMELRRTPTKSTVLPGKHTFSMKLDKYEPWQKTLNIKSDTVTNLNYARLIPTKRETTEVKTFDSLQSVSLSPAGNFLMGFSVKDKTPILTIGDIRDTNKDKEKFTEHALSTSVLAGYSLSSDNHTFTVSEWDRDSRYALVKHSYPAENNATGVQWLVFDRENPEKIIDVTAMTGFAIKQIGFAGTGAHTVYALQETGELRRVDLDSSTISSPILVGVESFKLYGDDRLSYLAVIDGKKVAGIWKRDWKESFVIGTFASDSTPVIRISRYFNKDTVVLTDGKNMTIYRGDISDSKDRQKEFLKTAKTIKTDNVTANVMMDNAGRFIVAQNGAVLQTYDLERKELSSAFNIGVAQEVKWLDNFYIRSVSASGKMEIREFDGTNAHTLIDVKPGLDSVLSSNQRYVYGLTTNASGKIVLSKMNMDNGSVGLFN; encoded by the coding sequence ATGTACCAGAAAAAGAATCGCACTAAAGAGCTCGCACGGCGGACCTTTGTGTACACGCTGATGACATTATCACTTATAATTCTTCTTACGTTTTTGACGTTTAGAATGCTCGGCTATACGTTTGATCCAAATACGAAAGAATTGCAACAAACCGGACTTGTTCAATACGAATCACATCCTGGCGGGGCGCTGGTTTATGTTGACGATATGGAGCTGCGCCGCACTCCGACGAAAAGCACCGTTCTTCCTGGCAAGCACACTTTTTCGATGAAATTAGACAAATACGAACCGTGGCAAAAAACGCTGAATATCAAATCTGATACCGTGACGAATTTGAATTACGCCAGACTGATTCCGACAAAACGCGAAACCACCGAAGTAAAAACATTCGACTCATTACAATCCGTTTCTCTGTCGCCAGCTGGTAATTTCTTGATGGGATTTAGCGTTAAGGATAAAACTCCGATTTTGACAATTGGCGACATTCGCGATACGAACAAAGATAAGGAAAAGTTCACGGAGCATGCATTAAGCACGAGCGTTTTGGCTGGCTATTCCCTATCTTCTGACAATCATACGTTTACCGTGTCGGAGTGGGACCGCGATTCTCGTTACGCGCTAGTGAAACATTCGTATCCGGCGGAAAATAACGCTACGGGCGTGCAGTGGTTGGTTTTTGATAGAGAAAATCCGGAGAAAATTATTGACGTTACGGCGATGACTGGTTTTGCAATTAAGCAAATTGGCTTTGCGGGGACTGGCGCGCACACGGTTTACGCTTTGCAGGAAACTGGCGAATTGAGGCGAGTTGATCTTGATAGCTCGACAATTTCCAGTCCAATTTTAGTTGGCGTCGAATCTTTCAAGCTTTACGGCGACGATCGTTTGTCCTATCTGGCTGTTATTGACGGTAAAAAAGTGGCAGGAATTTGGAAGCGAGATTGGAAAGAGTCATTTGTGATCGGCACCTTTGCTAGTGATTCTACCCCGGTAATTCGAATTTCTCGTTATTTCAATAAAGATACCGTGGTCTTGACTGATGGCAAAAATATGACAATTTATAGAGGCGACATTTCGGATTCTAAGGACCGCCAAAAAGAGTTCTTAAAAACGGCAAAGACCATTAAAACTGACAATGTGACTGCGAACGTGATGATGGACAATGCTGGGCGATTTATCGTGGCGCAAAACGGCGCGGTACTGCAGACTTACGATTTGGAGCGTAAAGAATTGTCGAGCGCGTTTAATATTGGTGTGGCGCAGGAAGTGAAGTGGCTTGACAACTTCTATATTCGTAGCGTTTCTGCGTCGGGAAAAATGGAGATTCGTGAGTTTGACGGCACGAATGCTCATACGTTGATAGACGTTAAGCCTGGTTTGGATTCTGTTTTGTCCTCGAATCAGCGATACGTTTACGGATTAACGACCAACGCTTCTGGAAAAATTGTCCTGAGTAAGATGAATATGGACAATGGATCTGTTGGGCTATTTAATTAA
- a CDS encoding DUF4367 domain-containing protein, whose amino-acid sequence MASKNYVVINGRAYNTITGMVMDDIKIEKSEIEKEQSISKRGTSVSNIHAAHVQKSSTLNRRHVKMPQRTPLAAKPQKARVDVKQHVAVKKLSTPIVSKPAPQKIAINRPAEAHPVTRRAQQRPLSVNTKLRKERQPLAMNNNSLVAVAPQKIEKPVAKTAHQLKNEAIEKALSNEIISNKKARRRQKKGGALRWFNTFSVGFAVMLLGGYLTYLSMPNISIKMAAVQSGIDAKYPGYKPDGYALNGPIKFKSGEVSMKYAYADGSSGYTITQQKSGWNSSAVKEFFSEKHKNPNTTMIDGLTIYSGGKEAAWVNGGILYQISGDANLSSSQIEKIATSL is encoded by the coding sequence ATGGCAAGTAAAAACTACGTGGTTATCAATGGACGAGCTTACAACACTATTACTGGAATGGTAATGGATGATATTAAGATTGAAAAATCTGAGATAGAAAAAGAACAATCAATCAGTAAGCGTGGCACATCTGTATCAAATATTCACGCCGCACACGTTCAGAAATCTAGCACATTGAATCGTCGGCACGTTAAAATGCCGCAGCGCACACCATTGGCCGCCAAACCCCAGAAAGCTCGCGTCGACGTGAAGCAACATGTCGCCGTGAAGAAGCTTTCTACGCCAATTGTCAGCAAGCCAGCTCCTCAGAAAATCGCCATTAACCGCCCAGCCGAAGCTCACCCCGTTACTCGTCGCGCCCAACAAAGACCTCTTAGCGTTAACACTAAATTGCGAAAAGAACGCCAGCCTCTGGCTATGAATAACAATTCGCTTGTCGCCGTCGCTCCGCAAAAAATAGAAAAGCCAGTTGCAAAAACCGCTCATCAATTGAAAAACGAAGCGATTGAGAAAGCTCTGTCGAATGAAATCATTAGCAATAAAAAAGCACGTCGACGCCAGAAAAAGGGCGGTGCCTTGCGTTGGTTTAATACGTTTTCTGTTGGTTTTGCGGTGATGCTACTCGGTGGCTATTTAACGTACCTGAGTATGCCAAATATCTCTATAAAAATGGCAGCCGTTCAATCGGGAATTGACGCCAAATATCCAGGCTATAAGCCAGACGGCTACGCCTTAAACGGACCTATCAAATTCAAATCGGGAGAGGTCTCTATGAAATATGCCTACGCCGACGGAAGTTCAGGATACACCATAACCCAGCAAAAAAGCGGTTGGAATTCATCAGCTGTGAAAGAATTCTTCTCTGAAAAGCACAAGAATCCAAACACCACGATGATCGACGGATTGACAATTTACAGCGGCGGAAAAGAAGCGGCTTGGGTGAACGGCGGGATTTTATATCAAATCAGTGGCGACGCGAACCTCTCAAGCAGTCAAATTGAAAAAATTGCCACCAGTCTGTAA
- a CDS encoding glycosyltransferase, with product MSKKDDKKLIVDMISESEFTVQGHGVHTAFVEMTNALKDRNDIDIAVNKARLDADIVHVQTTGLYSMKKMRQSGGKKVVSAHVVPASFIGSIKGAKLLEPLARAYLRWFYNKADLVLAVSDYTKNELEKIGVKKPISVLYNTIDTAKYANSPAKKKSARRKLGISNDAFVVVGNGQVQPRKRVDVFFDMAEKMPDVEFVWVGGVPFGVIAAENGAMQRMMNNPPKNLKFTGVIPLDEVADYYRAADVFVLPSEQETFGLVVVEAAAAGLPVVLRDISDYDTTFRDGAVMASSDGDFVNQVDKLRRNKKFYSQQCRLAEKIAKRFDSSAGAERLVEFYRSLI from the coding sequence ATGAGTAAGAAAGACGATAAAAAACTAATTGTTGATATGATTTCTGAGAGCGAATTCACCGTTCAGGGTCATGGTGTGCATACGGCCTTTGTAGAGATGACAAATGCGCTTAAAGATCGTAATGATATTGATATTGCGGTGAATAAGGCTCGGTTAGATGCGGATATCGTCCATGTACAAACTACTGGACTGTATTCGATGAAAAAAATGCGTCAATCTGGCGGAAAGAAGGTCGTGTCTGCTCATGTTGTACCAGCTTCTTTTATAGGCAGTATTAAGGGCGCGAAGTTGCTAGAGCCACTTGCTCGCGCGTATTTACGATGGTTTTACAATAAAGCTGACTTGGTCTTAGCGGTATCTGATTATACAAAGAATGAACTGGAAAAAATTGGTGTCAAGAAGCCAATTTCTGTACTATACAACACTATAGATACGGCAAAATATGCCAATTCACCGGCGAAGAAGAAATCTGCTAGACGAAAGCTTGGCATTAGCAATGATGCTTTTGTGGTTGTTGGAAATGGTCAAGTGCAGCCACGTAAACGTGTCGATGTGTTTTTTGATATGGCAGAAAAGATGCCTGATGTGGAGTTTGTATGGGTCGGCGGCGTGCCGTTTGGAGTGATCGCGGCTGAGAATGGTGCTATGCAAAGAATGATGAATAATCCGCCAAAGAATTTGAAATTTACTGGTGTGATACCACTCGATGAGGTTGCTGACTATTACCGTGCGGCCGATGTATTTGTATTGCCGAGCGAGCAGGAAACCTTCGGTTTGGTTGTTGTTGAGGCTGCTGCTGCAGGATTGCCTGTTGTCTTGCGAGATATTTCTGATTATGACACAACATTTAGAGATGGGGCGGTAATGGCTTCGTCTGATGGTGACTTTGTGAATCAAGTAGATAAACTGAGGCGAAATAAGAAATTTTATAGCCAACAATGCCGATTAGCAGAAAAGATTGCCAAACGTTTTGACAGCAGTGCTGGCGCTGAACGATTGGTCGAATTTTATCGATCGCTGATATAA
- a CDS encoding ABC-F family ATP-binding cassette domain-containing protein: MIADIHITEKSFGDKTLMKDVKFSVDDDEKVGVVGRNGVGKSTLFGILAGTDNDYTGKVVFRRGITIATTAQEHHGLGEQTVMAYILSGLPEYSKLKKIIDEYPLTMGDNMRKIEEYTQALERFDQKGFYQVEEKIERELSNFQLDGYGNRKISSLSGGQKRLVEIIKIMHSEAHLALIDEPTNHMDYVAKQQFIDWMNSQPHQAMLIITHDRDVLGQVDRIVEIKDGQAVSYRGNYDAYLKQNAQATTAGMNNFEQIEKRIVNLKQKVLDYQRLKEKSRNPGTIQKFKRLENEARAELAELSEMEKPTFWIDKESASQLDYKSAERYGKFKSRNIRLNMKDASSRSQHVLVRAENVAVGIGERILFEDVNIDLREGEAIEIRGRNGAGKTTLIRMILASGKSFDGGPILYSGDIFLDPQVRIGVYEQEIDERYLSDPLEKAIEKLYMSCDLSISDTKIRQLLADYLFTDADRMTPLVRLSGGQKARFQIIAMLANDPQLLILDEPTNHLDLPSIEELETALAKYSGAILYVSHDNYFREKLGGKVVQIGAE; the protein is encoded by the coding sequence ATGATAGCCGACATTCACATTACTGAAAAAAGTTTTGGCGATAAGACGTTAATGAAAGACGTCAAGTTCAGTGTGGACGATGACGAGAAAGTCGGTGTGGTTGGCCGTAACGGCGTTGGTAAGTCGACGCTGTTTGGAATATTGGCGGGCACGGATAATGATTACACGGGAAAAGTCGTTTTTCGCCGTGGCATTACGATTGCGACTACGGCTCAGGAGCATCACGGTTTGGGTGAGCAAACGGTCATGGCGTACATTCTTAGTGGACTTCCGGAATATTCCAAGCTGAAGAAAATTATTGATGAATACCCATTGACTATGGGCGACAATATGCGAAAGATTGAAGAATATACGCAAGCCCTGGAGCGATTTGATCAAAAAGGATTTTATCAAGTTGAAGAGAAAATTGAGCGAGAGCTGAGCAATTTTCAATTAGACGGTTATGGTAATCGGAAGATTTCTTCCCTGTCTGGTGGGCAAAAAAGGCTGGTGGAAATTATTAAAATTATGCACTCGGAGGCACATTTGGCGCTGATTGACGAGCCGACCAACCACATGGATTACGTTGCGAAACAGCAGTTTATTGATTGGATGAATTCACAGCCGCATCAAGCGATGCTAATCATTACGCACGACCGCGACGTATTAGGACAAGTTGATCGAATTGTTGAGATTAAGGACGGTCAAGCCGTGAGTTATCGCGGAAATTACGACGCGTATTTGAAGCAGAATGCGCAAGCGACGACAGCTGGAATGAACAATTTTGAGCAGATTGAGAAGCGGATTGTTAACCTGAAGCAAAAAGTTTTGGACTATCAGCGGCTTAAGGAAAAATCGCGAAATCCCGGCACGATTCAGAAATTTAAGCGGCTGGAGAACGAGGCGCGAGCGGAGCTGGCGGAATTGTCAGAAATGGAAAAGCCGACGTTTTGGATTGACAAAGAGTCTGCTAGTCAATTGGATTATAAATCGGCGGAGCGTTACGGAAAATTCAAGTCGCGTAATATTCGCCTGAACATGAAAGACGCTTCCAGTCGTAGTCAGCACGTGTTGGTTCGCGCGGAAAATGTGGCGGTTGGGATTGGTGAGCGGATATTGTTTGAGGATGTGAATATTGATTTGCGTGAAGGTGAAGCGATTGAAATTAGAGGTCGCAATGGCGCTGGTAAGACTACGCTGATTCGGATGATTTTGGCGTCGGGTAAGAGTTTTGATGGCGGTCCTATTCTTTATTCTGGCGATATTTTCCTTGATCCGCAGGTTCGAATTGGTGTTTATGAGCAAGAAATTGACGAGCGATATCTGTCTGATCCGCTAGAAAAAGCGATTGAAAAATTGTATATGAGTTGCGATTTGTCGATTTCTGATACGAAAATTCGGCAACTTTTGGCAGACTATTTGTTCACGGACGCTGATCGAATGACGCCGCTGGTTCGCTTGTCTGGCGGTCAAAAGGCGCGTTTTCAGATTATTGCTATGTTGGCGAACGACCCGCAACTGCTGATTTTAGACGAGCCGACGAATCACTTGGATTTGCCGAGTATCGAAGAACTGGAAACGGCGTTGGCCAAATATTCCGGCGCGATTCTTTACGTCAGTCACGATAATTATTTCCGCGAAAAACTTGGCGGAAAAGTTGTGCAAATTGGCGCAGAATAA
- a CDS encoding exodeoxyribonuclease III, with the protein MKLFSWNVNGIRAVINKGEFAKFIDTYNPDILCLQETKATRDQVEIDLPNYHEHFYSAAKKGYSGTAIFSKIPPLSWRDGFPPNIIEQFDLTGDEYGNPADEGRIITAEFDDFWVVNCYTPNSKGDLSRLDLRYKKWDKAVLAYLEELELSKPVLYCGDMNVAHQEIDLANPKPNVGKHGFTDEEREGFQNYLDAGFTDTFRAAFPEKTGAYTWWTHWANARARNVGWRIDYWLASREIANRVTNPQIHPEQMGSDHCPVSIEVNL; encoded by the coding sequence ATGAAGCTTTTCTCTTGGAACGTAAACGGCATTCGCGCAGTTATAAATAAGGGTGAATTTGCGAAGTTCATCGACACGTACAATCCAGATATTCTGTGCCTGCAGGAAACTAAGGCCACCAGAGATCAGGTTGAAATTGACCTGCCGAATTATCACGAGCACTTCTATTCCGCCGCCAAAAAAGGCTACTCCGGTACGGCGATTTTCTCTAAAATCCCGCCCTTAAGTTGGCGCGACGGTTTTCCGCCGAACATCATTGAGCAGTTTGATTTAACGGGCGATGAATACGGCAATCCAGCCGACGAAGGACGAATTATCACCGCCGAATTTGACGATTTTTGGGTTGTCAATTGCTATACTCCAAATTCAAAAGGAGATTTAAGCCGATTAGATTTGCGATATAAAAAATGGGACAAGGCAGTGCTGGCTTATCTGGAAGAATTGGAATTATCAAAGCCAGTCCTTTATTGCGGCGATATGAACGTGGCGCATCAGGAAATTGACTTGGCAAATCCAAAGCCCAACGTTGGCAAACATGGCTTCACCGACGAAGAAAGGGAAGGTTTTCAGAACTATTTGGACGCTGGATTCACAGACACTTTCCGGGCGGCTTTCCCCGAAAAAACTGGCGCGTATACTTGGTGGACACACTGGGCAAACGCCAGAGCGCGAAATGTTGGCTGGCGGATTGACTATTGGCTGGCATCGCGTGAAATTGCAAATCGTGTTACTAATCCGCAAATTCATCCAGAACAGATGGGCAGCGATCATTGTCCGGTGAGTATCGAGGTAAATTTGTAA
- a CDS encoding alpha/beta fold hydrolase produces the protein MNMLPMYDKFLGEISSDFMDVGGVKTACYFYQGGSNKTILLIHGIGGDFHGMIPLAYYLKNDANLMFVDLPSHGRSQLIKNMKMSDIENWAMNLMSAFGVKGVSIDEVVAHSLGCLAANKMQCQKIWYISPPMKTSVMSRISSSFFYRTRRMNQYIYLNYYFSVFRGLCLVNNRRKNVVDLIRWLTKNTQVTRRQYLEQSKIARDISRGEKIIISEREFTGLIVGRRDKISLPVNAADGVKIDKFVELDTGHLSVLDSPELVAELILAE, from the coding sequence ATGAATATGCTACCAATGTACGATAAGTTTTTGGGCGAAATATCAAGCGATTTTATGGACGTCGGAGGAGTGAAAACTGCTTGCTATTTTTATCAAGGCGGCTCGAATAAAACTATTTTGCTAATTCACGGCATTGGTGGCGATTTTCACGGAATGATTCCGTTAGCTTATTACCTGAAAAATGACGCGAATTTGATGTTTGTTGACTTGCCTTCTCACGGCAGAAGTCAATTGATAAAAAATATGAAAATGAGCGATATTGAAAATTGGGCGATGAATTTGATGTCGGCTTTTGGCGTTAAAGGTGTGTCAATTGACGAGGTTGTTGCTCATTCACTTGGATGTTTGGCTGCAAATAAAATGCAATGCCAGAAAATTTGGTACATCAGTCCTCCGATGAAAACTTCGGTTATGTCGAGAATTTCCTCGTCGTTCTTTTACCGCACTCGTCGGATGAATCAATATATTTATTTGAACTATTACTTTTCGGTGTTCCGTGGGCTGTGTTTGGTGAATAATAGACGGAAAAATGTCGTGGATTTGATACGGTGGCTGACGAAAAATACGCAAGTAACGCGGCGGCAATATTTGGAGCAATCGAAAATTGCGCGGGATATTTCTCGGGGTGAAAAAATCATTATTTCTGAGCGCGAATTTACGGGATTGATAGTTGGGCGACGAGACAAGATTTCGCTTCCTGTGAACGCCGCCGATGGTGTAAAAATTGATAAATTTGTGGAGCTTGATACGGGACATTTGTCGGTGTTGGATAGCCCAGAACTGGTTGCCGAATTGATATTGGCGGAATAA
- a CDS encoding glycosyltransferase, with protein MRIGLFTDSYRPSINGIVYVVESLKRELEALGHEVYVFCPAKSISPSKQAELLHEDENSRIIRFRSITGAFFDDYDTSVFFPPVVQRQIANMNLDVVHIFTPSQIGLLGVKAAKKNNIPLIIQHCTDLYEFVDHYPAVLPGVLALAGVVFPLSVKLNGQDLLEVAKLYRPRSGVTKWNKDIIERVITILYSKADAVIALSRKSRDQLESWQTEDYTYDVTLMPNGVNALPRASAKRVAEFREQWGLDEKDEVFGFVGRLGEEKNLPILIQAFSEFIAEARPKSKLLFVGDFEYRKTLEKMAAETDFADRIIFTGAMPREDLGVAYKVMKVFTFPSLKDTQGWVLHEAAHAGKPIVIIDKEVSEVVKDGVNGYFAENNPESVAEKVIAILKSPKKQAEFSAESKKLANKFTERSQVKKLEKLYQKLIDARENQ; from the coding sequence ATGAGGATAGGACTTTTTACGGACAGCTACAGACCGTCCATTAACGGTATCGTTTACGTTGTTGAATCATTAAAGCGCGAGCTGGAAGCTTTGGGGCATGAGGTTTATGTTTTTTGCCCAGCAAAGTCTATTAGTCCGTCCAAGCAAGCCGAACTCCTCCACGAAGATGAAAATAGTCGAATAATTCGTTTCCGCTCAATTACGGGTGCGTTCTTTGATGATTATGACACGTCGGTGTTCTTCCCTCCTGTGGTGCAGCGTCAAATTGCCAATATGAATTTGGATGTGGTACATATTTTTACACCATCGCAAATTGGGCTATTGGGAGTGAAGGCGGCGAAGAAAAATAATATTCCTTTGATTATCCAGCATTGTACGGATCTATATGAGTTCGTCGATCATTATCCTGCAGTTTTGCCGGGAGTTTTGGCGTTGGCGGGAGTAGTTTTTCCATTGTCGGTGAAATTGAACGGACAAGATTTGCTGGAAGTTGCTAAGCTTTATCGTCCGCGTAGTGGCGTAACGAAATGGAATAAAGATATTATTGAGCGCGTCATTACTATTTTATACAGTAAGGCGGATGCGGTGATTGCCCTGTCGCGTAAAAGCCGTGATCAATTGGAATCTTGGCAGACCGAAGATTACACGTACGATGTTACTTTAATGCCAAACGGCGTGAATGCTCTTCCGCGGGCAAGCGCGAAACGAGTTGCGGAATTTCGCGAGCAATGGGGTCTTGATGAAAAAGATGAAGTATTTGGCTTTGTGGGGCGTTTGGGCGAGGAAAAGAATTTGCCAATTTTGATTCAGGCGTTTAGTGAGTTTATTGCCGAAGCTCGTCCGAAATCGAAGCTATTGTTTGTTGGCGATTTTGAATATCGAAAAACTTTGGAAAAAATGGCGGCTGAGACGGATTTCGCGGATAGGATTATCTTTACTGGTGCCATGCCGCGAGAAGATTTGGGCGTGGCGTATAAAGTGATGAAGGTGTTTACTTTTCCTTCGCTTAAAGATACGCAAGGCTGGGTTCTTCACGAGGCTGCTCACGCTGGAAAGCCGATTGTTATTATTGACAAGGAAGTTTCAGAGGTTGTGAAGGACGGAGTTAATGGCTATTTTGCGGAGAATAATCCAGAAAGCGTAGCAGAAAAAGTGATTGCAATTCTAAAAAGTCCGAAAAAACAAGCAGAATTTAGTGCTGAAAGTAAAAAATTAGCCAACAAGTTTACGGAGCGAAGTCAAGTGAAGAAGCTTGAAAAGCTCTATCAAAAGCTAATTGACGCACGCGAAAATCAATAA
- a CDS encoding sortase, translating to MKEVMYPTDDQSNGRVGMPVSDQRRSLTPPTRDSAASRNAAADVIRGQLDAIYSRTEEQNSAPEKAQPQSFSAQLQSKPEVRSEQPKTQISKPQQISTTPQPELKKDSVNHAMRTTPIAQTQIQPKPQISNSAPVNQTAQTQNSAVHTQVSADQWKQYHSAWQKYYQMYYERYYAGDIAAKNREISRLTRENQNITPVISEDEPLDPQKAAIKELRSQIQQKVRDSANKVKKSRHFVPAIAGLSVLLVFMFLQYNRVIFGAVAAYTTPGAINPQNIIVDASTDVTVGPEPRIIIPKINVDAPVIYGAASDTKSQSKAMEKGVAHFSIPGASAVPGEIGNAVFAAHSSNDAFAGGDYKFVFAQNEKLVKGDIIYMNYNGKRYTYKITSTEVVMPTEVSKVQINTDKPMLTLVSCVPLGTAEKRLLIFAEQISPDPSKATATSESSSNQQQSNKSNIPGKPEPTLLEKLFGGR from the coding sequence ATGAAAGAAGTTATGTATCCGACGGATGATCAATCAAACGGTCGAGTGGGCATGCCGGTATCAGATCAGCGCCGATCTCTCACGCCGCCAACTCGCGACTCAGCAGCCTCACGAAATGCCGCTGCTGATGTTATTCGTGGACAGCTTGACGCTATTTATTCCAGAACAGAAGAGCAAAATTCTGCGCCAGAAAAAGCTCAGCCGCAATCATTTTCCGCTCAATTACAATCAAAACCCGAAGTCCGATCAGAACAGCCTAAGACACAAATATCCAAACCTCAGCAAATCTCAACAACGCCACAGCCAGAGCTAAAAAAAGACTCCGTCAATCACGCTATGCGGACGACGCCAATTGCCCAAACCCAGATTCAGCCAAAGCCGCAAATTAGCAATTCCGCTCCCGTAAACCAAACCGCTCAAACTCAAAATTCAGCCGTCCACACTCAAGTTTCAGCCGACCAATGGAAGCAATACCACAGTGCTTGGCAGAAATATTATCAGATGTATTACGAGCGTTACTACGCTGGCGACATCGCGGCAAAAAACCGTGAGATTTCTCGATTGACGAGGGAAAATCAGAATATCACGCCAGTAATCAGCGAAGACGAACCGCTGGACCCACAAAAAGCAGCCATAAAAGAACTCCGCAGTCAAATTCAGCAAAAGGTTCGCGACTCCGCAAATAAGGTGAAAAAATCCCGGCATTTCGTTCCGGCGATTGCTGGGTTATCGGTGCTATTAGTCTTCATGTTTTTGCAATATAACCGCGTTATTTTCGGCGCGGTCGCAGCCTACACAACACCTGGTGCAATTAACCCGCAAAATATCATTGTTGACGCCTCCACGGACGTAACTGTCGGACCAGAACCTAGGATTATCATCCCAAAGATTAACGTTGACGCGCCAGTTATTTACGGCGCCGCTAGCGACACGAAATCGCAATCAAAAGCCATGGAGAAGGGAGTGGCTCACTTTTCAATTCCTGGCGCCAGCGCCGTGCCAGGCGAAATCGGAAATGCCGTATTTGCCGCGCACTCCAGTAACGACGCTTTCGCTGGTGGCGATTATAAATTCGTCTTTGCTCAGAATGAGAAGTTGGTCAAGGGCGACATTATTTACATGAATTACAATGGGAAACGCTACACTTATAAAATAACATCAACAGAAGTTGTTATGCCGACCGAAGTTTCAAAAGTTCAGATTAACACGGATAAACCAATGCTGACACTTGTAAGTTGCGTGCCTTTAGGAACCGCAGAGAAACGACTTCTTATCTTCGCAGAACAAATTAGCCCAGACCCGAGCAAAGCTACCGCGACGTCAGAATCCAGCTCAAATCAGCAGCAAAGCAACAAATCAAATATCCCAGGAAAACCCGAGCCGACTTTGCTTGAGAAATTATTCGGCGGTCGATAA